A window of Mycolicibacterium holsaticum DSM 44478 = JCM 12374 genomic DNA:
CGACGCCGATGTCGATCGGCTTGGCCCAGGCGTCGAGTAGGTCGGCAACCAGCATCGTGGTCGAGTCGGCCGACGCGTCGACGTAGTTGGCGGTGCCGAACAACTGATTGGAGGCGTGGTGGTCGATGACCAACACCGCGCGACCCGGACCGGCCAGCGGCGCCAACGCGCCCAACCGGTTCACGCTCGGGATGTCGACGGTCACCACCAGGTCGGCGTCGCGGCGCATCGCATCGGGACCGACGAGCAGATGCCCGCCGGGCAGCGACTGCAGCGACTCGGGCAGCTCTGCGGGCGCCGCGAAGCTGACCTCGACGTCCTTGCCGGTCTGGTCGAGCACCAGGGCAAGGGCCAGCCCGGCGCCGATGGTGTCGGCGTCGGGATAGACGTGGCAGACCACGCTGACACTGTTCGCCGCCGACAGCAGGTCGGCTGCTTCGCGCGCGTCGATGACCGGCCGCGCCGCAACAGCGGCGTCAGTCATCTTGTCGGTCGCGGTCACCGGTGTCCTCAGAGTCCTGCGGCCCCCCAGGGATACGGTACGGGTCCGAGTCGCCTGCGTGCTTGGCGCCTTCCCGAACCCGCGCCAGATCCTCGTCGGCCGCGCGGGCCCGGTTCAGCAGCTCTTCCATCCGCACCGCCGTGTCTGGCACCGTATCGCGCTCGAAGGCCAGCGTGGGGGTGAACCGCACTCCGGTGGCCGATCCGACCCTGGTCCGCAGCACCCCTTTGGCCTTCTCCAGCGCCGCGCCCGCGCCGGCGTAGTCAGGCTCCTCGTCGAGGCTGCGTCCCAGCACGGTGTAGAACAGCGTGGCGTCATGCAGGTCGTTGGTGACCTTGGCGTCGGTGATCGTGACCCCGGCCAGCCGCGGATCCTTGATTTCGTACTCGATCGCCGAAGCGACGATCGTCAGGATTCGTTTGGCCAGCCGGCGTGCTCGGGCCGGATCGCTCACGAGCGCTCTTTCTCGACCAGCTCGTACGTCTCGATGACATCGCCTTCTTTGATGTCGTTGTAGGTCAACGTCAAACCGCACTCGAAGCCCTCGCGGACCTCGGTGACGTCGTCCTTCTCCCGACGCAGCGAGGACACCGTGAGGTTCTCCGCGACGACGACGTTGTCCCGCAACAGCCGCGCCTTGGCGTTACGACGCATGATGCCCGAGGTGACCAGGCAGCCGGCGATGTTGCCGACCTTCGACGACCGGAAGATCGCGCGGATCTCGGCGCGGCCGAGTTCCTTCTCCTCGTAGATCGGCTTGAGCATGCCCTTGAGGGCCTTCTCGATCTCGTCGATGGCCTGGTAGATCACCGAGTAGTAGCGGATCTCCACCCCATCGCGGTTGGCCAGTTCGGTGGCTTTGCCCTCCGCGCGCACGTTGAACCCGATGATGATCGCATCGGAGGCCGACGCCAGGTTGACGTTGGTCTCGGTGACACCACCGACACCGCGGTCGATGACGCGCAACTGCACCTCGTCGTCGATCTGGATGCCCAGCAGGGCTTCCTCCAGCGCCTCCACGGTGCCGGAGTTGTCGCCCTTGAGGATCAGGTTCAGCTGGCTGGTTTCCTTCAGCGCCGAATCCAGGTCTTCCAGGCTGATCCGCTTGCGCGACCGCGCGGCCAGCGCGTTGCGCTTGCGCGCATTGCGCCGGTCGGCGATCTGGCGGGCGATGCGGTCCTCGTCGACGACCAGCAGGTTGTCACCGGCACCCGGCACCGACGTGAAGCCGATGACCTGCACCGGCCGCGAGGGCAGCGCCTCGGTCACGTCGTCGCCGTGTTCGTCGACCATGCGGCGCACGCGACCGTAGGCGTCGCCGGCCACGATCGAGTCGCCGACGCGCAGCGTGCCGCGCTGCACGAGCACGGTCGCCACCGGGCCGCGGCCGCGGTCCAGGTGCGCCTCGATGGCCACACCCTGGGCTTCCATGTCGGGGTTGGCCCGCAGGTCCAACGCGGCGTCAGCGGTCAGCAGCACGGCCTCGAGCAGCGCTTCGATGTTGGTGCCCTGCTTGGCCGAGATGTCGACGAACATGGTGTCGCCACCGAAATCCTCAGCGACCAAACCGTATTCGGTCAGCTGTCCGCGGATCTTGGCCGGGTCGGCACCTTCCTTGTCGATCTTGTTGACCGCCACCACGATCGGCACGTCGGCAGCCTGCGCGTGGTTGATGGCTTCCACCGTCTGCGGCATGACACCGTCGTCGGCGGCGACCACCAGGATCGCGATGTCGGTGGCCTTGGCGCCGCGGGCACGCATGGCGGTGAACGCCTCGTGACCCGGGGTGTCGATGAAGGTGATCAGCCGCTCTTCGCCGTCGTGCTCGACGGCAACCTGGTAGGCACCGATGTGCTGGGTGATGCCGCCGGCCTCGGCCTCGCCGACGTTGGCCTTGCGGATGGTGTCGAGCAGACGGGTCTTGCCGTGGTCGACGTGACCCATCACGGTCACCACCGGCGGGCGGGTCTCCAGCGCGGACTCGTCGCCGGCGTCCTCGCCGTAGGTCAGGTCGAAGGACTCCAGCAGCTCGCGGTCCTCGTCCTCCGGGGACACCACCTGCACGACGTAGTTCATCTCGCTGCCAAGCAGTTCGAGCGTCTCGTCGCCGACGGACTGCGTGGCGGTCACCATCTCACCGAGGTTGAACAGCGCCTGCACCAGCGAGGCCGGGTTGGCGTTGATCTTCTCGGCGAAGTCTGACAGCGACGCGCCGCGGGCCAGCCGGATGGTCTCGCCGTTGCCGTGCGGCAACCGCACGCCACCGACGACCGGCGCCTGCATCGAGTCGTATTCCTGGCGCTTCTGCCGCTTTGACTTGCGGCCGCGCTTGGGCGCACCGCCCGGACGTCCGAAGGCACCGGCCGCGCCACCGCGCTGACCGGGACGGCCGCCGCCGCCGGGACGACCCCGAAAGCCACCGCCGGCCGGGGCGCCGCCGCCACCGCCGCGGTAGTTGCCGCCACCGCCGCCGGCACCGCCGCCGGGACGGCCGCCGCCGCCGGGCGCCGGACGACCGCCGGGCCCTGGGCGCGGGCCGCCGGGGCGGCCCGTGGCGCCCGGACGGGGACCGGCCGGGCGTGGTGGCATGTTGCCCGGCGACATGCCGGGTCGAGGCGCACCGGGTCGTGGTGCGCCGGGACGCGGCACCTGCGGGCGTGGGATCGGCCGGTCGACCGGTTGCTGCGAGGAGAACGGGTTGTTGCCGACGCGCGGGGTGCGCGGGGCGGGCTTGGGCGCGGGGCCGGGCCGCGGGCCCGGCGTCGGGCTGGGCCGGGCGGCGGGGGCCTCCGGGGTGGCCGCAGGTGCCGCCGCCGCTGCCGGCGGCGGCGCTGCCGCGGGAGCCGGAGGTGGTGCGGGGGCCGCAGGCTCTGCGGGTGCGGCGGGCTTGGGCGCGGCCGGCGTGGCCGGAGCCTTCGCGGCGGCCTTGGCCGGAGCGGCGGCCGTAGCACCGGCGCCGTTGCCGTCGGCCTTGACCTTGTCCTTGCCGCCGCCGAACGACTCGCGCAACCGGCGCGCGACGGGAGCCTCCACGGTGGAGGACGCTGATTTGACGAATTCGCCCTGTTCGCTCAGGCGGGCGAGTACTTCCTTGCTGGTGACACCGAGTTCCTTGGCCAACTCGTGTACACGGGCCTTTGCCACTACATCTCCATCTCTAGAGGCGTCAGCGGTGGTAGGCGCCGCGCCTCGGTTTAGCTATGACGCATGGTCATCGGGACTTCACGGTGTGCTCATGTTCTTCGCTACCTGTTCTGTTTCCGGGTGGATCGGCCGGTTCGGCGCTGCGGGCAGCGCTGACGTACTCGATCACCGCAGTTAGGTCCGGTGAACCGGTGATGCGCAACGCTCGACCGAAAGCTCGCCGACGAATCGCTGCCTCGAGACACTGTGGATCGGAATGCAGCCACGCACCCCGCCCCGGCAGTTTCCTCGCCGAGTCGACGGTGACAGCGCTGGGAGCGTTCCCAGAGCCATCGTCGACAGCGACCACTCGAAGCAGTTCGACGGCCAGCTCTCGCTTTCGGCAGCCCACGCACGTCCGCACTGGCCCGACAAAGGCGTCGGAGCTGCGTCGATGCGTCGAAGCCGAAGTCTCGCGCTGGATCACAGCTGAGTCTACCGTCCCGCCTAGTCCGATTCGCAACGGCTGTGCTGGTCGGCGTGTAGCCGGCCGCCCGCTGCCCTAGCGATCGTGGACGGCGCCGCGCGCGGCGTCGGGGTCGGGGTCGGGGTGGTCGGCGACGGCGGCGTCGCTTC
This region includes:
- the infB gene encoding translation initiation factor IF-2 — its product is MAKARVHELAKELGVTSKEVLARLSEQGEFVKSASSTVEAPVARRLRESFGGGKDKVKADGNGAGATAAAPAKAAAKAPATPAAPKPAAPAEPAAPAPPPAPAAAPPPAAAAAPAATPEAPAARPSPTPGPRPGPAPKPAPRTPRVGNNPFSSQQPVDRPIPRPQVPRPGAPRPGAPRPGMSPGNMPPRPAGPRPGATGRPGGPRPGPGGRPAPGGGGRPGGGAGGGGGNYRGGGGGAPAGGGFRGRPGGGGRPGQRGGAAGAFGRPGGAPKRGRKSKRQKRQEYDSMQAPVVGGVRLPHGNGETIRLARGASLSDFAEKINANPASLVQALFNLGEMVTATQSVGDETLELLGSEMNYVVQVVSPEDEDRELLESFDLTYGEDAGDESALETRPPVVTVMGHVDHGKTRLLDTIRKANVGEAEAGGITQHIGAYQVAVEHDGEERLITFIDTPGHEAFTAMRARGAKATDIAILVVAADDGVMPQTVEAINHAQAADVPIVVAVNKIDKEGADPAKIRGQLTEYGLVAEDFGGDTMFVDISAKQGTNIEALLEAVLLTADAALDLRANPDMEAQGVAIEAHLDRGRGPVATVLVQRGTLRVGDSIVAGDAYGRVRRMVDEHGDDVTEALPSRPVQVIGFTSVPGAGDNLLVVDEDRIARQIADRRNARKRNALAARSRKRISLEDLDSALKETSQLNLILKGDNSGTVEALEEALLGIQIDDEVQLRVIDRGVGGVTETNVNLASASDAIIIGFNVRAEGKATELANRDGVEIRYYSVIYQAIDEIEKALKGMLKPIYEEKELGRAEIRAIFRSSKVGNIAGCLVTSGIMRRNAKARLLRDNVVVAENLTVSSLRREKDDVTEVREGFECGLTLTYNDIKEGDVIETYELVEKERS
- a CDS encoding DHH family phosphoesterase; amino-acid sequence: MTATDKMTDAAVAARPVIDAREAADLLSAANSVSVVCHVYPDADTIGAGLALALVLDQTGKDVEVSFAAPAELPESLQSLPGGHLLVGPDAMRRDADLVVTVDIPSVNRLGALAPLAGPGRAVLVIDHHASNQLFGTANYVDASADSTTMLVADLLDAWAKPIDIGVAHCLYAGLTTDTGSFRWATPRAHRLAARLVELGVDNAAISRTLLDSHPFAWLPMLSRVLGSARLVPEALGGRGLVYTVVPHREWVDARPEEVESIVDIVRTTQQAEIAAVFKEIEPAHWSVSMRAKTFDLSSVASGFGGGGHRFAAGYSATGTVDEVVAALRAAIG
- the rbfA gene encoding 30S ribosome-binding factor RbfA, whose translation is MSDPARARRLAKRILTIVASAIEYEIKDPRLAGVTITDAKVTNDLHDATLFYTVLGRSLDEEPDYAGAGAALEKAKGVLRTRVGSATGVRFTPTLAFERDTVPDTAVRMEELLNRARAADEDLARVREGAKHAGDSDPYRIPGGPQDSEDTGDRDRQDD
- a CDS encoding YlxR family protein; its protein translation is MIQRETSASTHRRSSDAFVGPVRTCVGCRKRELAVELLRVVAVDDGSGNAPSAVTVDSARKLPGRGAWLHSDPQCLEAAIRRRAFGRALRITGSPDLTAVIEYVSAARSAEPADPPGNRTGSEEHEHTVKSR